Proteins encoded by one window of Cellvibrio sp. KY-GH-1:
- the prfB gene encoding peptide chain release factor 2 (programmed frameshift) yields MEINPLLNALKDLTERTDVLRGYLDYDLKKERLAEVELDLGEPSVWDNPERAQALGRERSSLEMVVKTIDDLDNGVRDSRELLDMAVEEDDESMVTDVQAELERLDKQLGVLEFRRMFSGETDPNNAYLDIQSGSGGTEAQDWAEIVLRMYLRWGEAKGFKVTLEEVSAGDVAGIKSATIYFEGEYAFGWLRTETGVHRLVRKSPFDSGNRRHTSFCSVFVSPEIDDNIEIEINPADLRIDTYRASGAGGQHINKTDSAVRITHIPTNIVVQCQNERSQHANRDKAYKMLRAKMYEQEMQKRNAEKQAMEDNKSDIGWGSQIRSYVLDDSRIKDLRTGVQTSNTQAVLDGDLDQFIVESLKAGL; encoded by the exons ATGGAAATTAACCCCTTACTAAATGCATTAAAAGACCTGACTGAGCGCACCGATGTGCTTAGGGGGTATCTT GACTACGACCTAAAAAAAGAACGCTTGGCTGAAGTTGAGCTGGATCTTGGTGAGCCCTCTGTTTGGGATAACCCCGAACGTGCCCAGGCACTGGGGCGTGAACGCTCCTCGCTGGAGATGGTAGTTAAAACGATCGATGATCTGGACAATGGAGTGCGTGACTCGCGCGAATTGCTGGATATGGCTGTGGAAGAAGATGATGAGTCCATGGTTACTGATGTTCAGGCTGAGTTAGAGCGCCTTGATAAGCAGTTGGGGGTATTGGAATTCCGCCGTATGTTCTCGGGTGAGACTGACCCGAATAATGCTTATTTGGATATTCAATCCGGTTCTGGTGGCACTGAAGCGCAGGATTGGGCTGAAATTGTTTTGCGTATGTATTTGCGTTGGGGTGAAGCTAAAGGTTTTAAAGTTACCCTCGAAGAAGTGTCAGCGGGCGATGTGGCTGGTATCAAGAGTGCCACTATCTATTTTGAAGGCGAGTACGCATTTGGTTGGTTGCGCACTGAAACGGGTGTGCATCGTTTAGTGCGAAAATCGCCTTTCGATTCTGGCAATCGTCGTCACACGTCTTTCTGTTCGGTGTTTGTATCGCCTGAAATTGATGACAACATTGAAATTGAAATTAATCCGGCCGATTTGCGTATTGATACTTATCGCGCGAGTGGTGCCGGTGGTCAGCATATTAACAAAACTGACTCTGCTGTTCGTATTACCCACATTCCCACCAATATTGTTGTGCAATGCCAAAACGAGCGTTCGCAGCATGCTAACCGCGATAAAGCCTACAAAATGCTGCGGGCAAAAATGTACGAACAGGAGATGCAAAAGCGCAATGCGGAAAAGCAGGCGATGGAAGATAACAAGTCAGACATAGGCTGGGGTAGTCAAATTCGTTCCTATGTTTTGGATGATTCGCGTATTAAGGATTTACGTACCGGTGTGCAAACGTCTAATACTCAGGCAGTTTTGGACGGCGACCTGGATCAATTTATTGTAGAGAGTTTGAAGGCTGGCCTGTAA
- the lysS gene encoding lysine--tRNA ligase, which translates to MSNDNQTVQAQDENKLIAERRQKLAAIREKGNAFPNDFRRNDKSVDLQAQFGEKTKEELESLNHVVSVAGRVMAKRGPFMVLQDGEGSIQLYADKAAQEVIKDKWGVWDMGDIVGVRGALHKSGKGDLYVNLDDFQLLTKSLRPLPDKYHGLADQEIRYRQRYVDLMVNPEVRDTFRLRSKCISFIRNYMSGRGFMEVETPMLHVIPGGASARPFVTHHNALDMEMFLRIAPELYLKRLVVGGFERVFEINRNFRNEGVSTRHNPEFTMMEFYQAYADYKDLMDLTEDLLRKLCIEVTGGTTLKYQNSEYDFGKPFVRLSVFDSVLQYNPGVTAEQLSTLEGATKIAESLGLKVKPGTPLGKLQTEIFEETVEHKLDQPTFITEYPTEVSPLARRSDSNPAVTDRFEFFIGGRELANGFSELNDAEDQAERFLEQVKAKDAGDDEAMYYDADFVRALEYGLPPTAGEGIGIDRLIMLFANAPSIRDVLLFPHMRPE; encoded by the coding sequence ATGAGTAACGACAACCAAACAGTACAAGCGCAGGACGAAAATAAACTCATCGCTGAGCGCCGCCAAAAACTGGCTGCCATTCGCGAGAAGGGTAATGCATTCCCCAATGATTTCCGTCGCAATGACAAGAGTGTGGATTTGCAAGCGCAGTTTGGTGAAAAGACCAAAGAGGAATTGGAGTCGCTGAATCACGTTGTTAGTGTTGCAGGTCGTGTAATGGCCAAGCGCGGCCCGTTCATGGTGTTGCAAGATGGTGAAGGTTCTATCCAGTTGTACGCTGATAAGGCGGCCCAGGAAGTCATTAAAGACAAGTGGGGCGTGTGGGACATGGGTGATATCGTCGGTGTTAGAGGTGCACTGCACAAATCCGGTAAAGGTGATTTGTACGTAAACCTGGACGATTTCCAGTTGCTCACTAAATCTTTACGTCCGTTACCAGATAAGTACCACGGTTTGGCTGATCAGGAAATTCGCTATCGTCAACGCTATGTGGATTTGATGGTAAACCCTGAGGTGCGCGATACCTTTCGTTTGCGTTCCAAGTGCATCAGCTTTATCCGAAACTACATGAGTGGTCGCGGTTTTATGGAAGTGGAAACGCCGATGCTGCATGTGATTCCCGGTGGGGCTTCAGCGCGTCCATTTGTCACTCATCACAATGCTCTGGATATGGAGATGTTTTTGCGTATCGCTCCAGAGCTGTATTTGAAACGTTTGGTCGTTGGTGGTTTTGAGCGTGTGTTTGAAATTAACCGCAACTTCCGCAACGAAGGTGTATCTACTCGTCACAATCCTGAATTCACCATGATGGAGTTTTATCAGGCTTACGCTGACTACAAAGACCTGATGGATTTAACTGAAGATCTGTTGCGTAAACTCTGTATCGAGGTGACTGGCGGCACCACGTTGAAATATCAAAATAGCGAATACGACTTTGGTAAGCCATTTGTGCGTTTGTCCGTATTTGATTCGGTGTTGCAATACAATCCCGGTGTAACTGCTGAACAATTGAGCACCCTTGAGGGCGCTACCAAAATTGCAGAATCCCTTGGGTTGAAAGTAAAACCAGGTACACCGTTAGGTAAGTTGCAAACAGAAATTTTCGAAGAGACTGTAGAGCACAAACTCGATCAACCAACGTTTATAACCGAATACCCAACTGAAGTGTCACCACTGGCGCGCCGCAGTGATAGCAACCCGGCAGTGACTGATCGCTTTGAGTTCTTTATCGGCGGTCGTGAGTTGGCAAACGGCTTCTCTGAGTTAAACGACGCAGAAGATCAAGCTGAGCGTTTCCTTGAGCAAGTAAAAGCGAAAGATGCGGGTGACGATGAAGCTATGTATTACGATGCTGACTTTGTGCGTGCATTGGAATACGGCTTGCCACCAACAGCGGGGGAGGGGATTGGTATTGATCGCTTAATTATGTTGTTTGCCAATGCGCCGTCCATTCGCGATGTATTGTTATTCCCGCACATGCGTCCAGAATAA
- the gltA gene encoding citrate synthase translates to MTDKKAHLKIDGIDTTIELPIYSSTIGPDVIDVTSITKNGFFTFDPGFMSTASCESKITFIDGDEGVLLHRGYPIEQLAVSSDYIETCYLLLNGELPTPAQKDEFTAEVKKHSVVDPSVASIIKSFKRDSHPMAILCSAVAALAAVYNDEIDITDADSRKLTAYRLIGQISTLSSMVYKHRKGEEFVATDSNLDYAENFLNMTFGTAGKPSSVSKTIAKAMDRIFILHADHEQNASTSTVRLSGSSGTNPFAAIAAGISTLWGPAHGGANEAVLEMLEEIGTVENIEACVARAKDKTSGFRLMGFGHRVYKNFDPRAKVMKQTCDEVLSELGLENEPLLAIAKRLEQIALEDPYFISKKLYPNVDFYSGIIMKAIGIPTEMFTVIFALGRAVGWYSHWNEMVSGPYKIGRPRQQYTGSPKRDYPAK, encoded by the coding sequence ATGACTGACAAGAAAGCACATCTCAAGATTGATGGCATTGATACGACGATTGAATTACCTATTTATTCAAGCACTATCGGCCCTGATGTTATCGACGTTACCAGTATTACCAAGAATGGCTTTTTCACGTTTGACCCGGGCTTCATGTCCACCGCCTCATGCGAATCCAAAATTACATTTATTGATGGCGATGAAGGTGTGTTACTCCACCGCGGTTACCCGATCGAACAACTGGCTGTCTCCTCTGATTACATCGAAACCTGCTACCTCCTTCTGAATGGCGAATTGCCAACCCCGGCGCAAAAAGACGAATTCACTGCCGAAGTTAAAAAGCACTCTGTTGTAGACCCTTCTGTTGCCAGCATCATCAAAAGTTTCAAGCGCGACTCCCACCCAATGGCGATCCTGTGTAGCGCCGTTGCTGCATTAGCTGCGGTATACAACGATGAAATCGACATTACCGATGCCGATAGCCGCAAGCTCACTGCATATCGTTTGATTGGCCAAATATCCACACTCTCGTCGATGGTGTACAAACACCGTAAAGGCGAAGAATTTGTAGCTACTGACAGCAATCTGGATTACGCCGAAAACTTCCTGAACATGACCTTCGGCACCGCAGGCAAACCCTCAAGCGTAAGCAAAACCATTGCCAAAGCAATGGACAGAATCTTTATTCTGCACGCAGATCATGAACAAAACGCATCAACATCAACTGTGCGCCTGTCTGGCTCATCTGGCACCAATCCTTTCGCTGCAATCGCAGCAGGTATTTCAACACTCTGGGGCCCAGCTCACGGCGGCGCCAACGAAGCTGTTTTGGAAATGCTGGAAGAAATCGGCACTGTTGAAAACATTGAAGCATGTGTTGCACGCGCTAAAGATAAAACCTCTGGTTTCCGCCTGATGGGTTTCGGTCATCGCGTATACAAAAACTTTGACCCACGCGCGAAAGTAATGAAGCAAACCTGCGACGAAGTATTGTCTGAACTTGGCTTGGAAAACGAGCCACTGCTCGCAATTGCTAAACGCCTCGAACAAATTGCACTGGAAGATCCTTACTTTATATCCAAGAAGCTTTACCCGAACGTTGACTTCTACTCGGGCATCATCATGAAAGCTATTGGCATTCCAACCGAAATGTTTACTGTGATTTTCGCCCTGGGTCGCGCAGTAGGTTGGTACTCGCACTGGAACGAAATGGTGAGCGGTCCCTACAAAATTGGTCGCCCGCGTCAGCAATATACTGGCAGCCCAAAACGCGACTACCCTGCAAAGTAA
- the sdhC gene encoding succinate dehydrogenase, cytochrome b556 subunit, translating into MNKKRPVNLDIATIKLPITAYVSILHRVSGVFLFAGVAVLLWMLDASLDSQEGFNSIRDLAASPVCQIILWVVLAGLAYHMVMGIRHLIMDFGVGESLKGGQTGAKLALVVAIVLIVLAGVWVW; encoded by the coding sequence GTGAACAAGAAAAGACCTGTCAATCTTGATATAGCAACAATAAAACTTCCCATCACTGCTTACGTTTCCATCCTTCATCGTGTTTCCGGTGTTTTCCTTTTTGCTGGTGTAGCTGTCCTGTTGTGGATGCTTGATGCCAGTCTGGATTCGCAAGAAGGCTTCAACAGTATTCGCGATCTTGCCGCGAGTCCGGTTTGCCAAATTATCCTCTGGGTTGTTCTGGCTGGTTTGGCTTATCACATGGTAATGGGCATTCGCCATTTGATCATGGATTTCGGCGTTGGCGAATCATTAAAGGGTGGTCAAACTGGTGCCAAGCTTGCGCTGGTAGTGGCCATTGTGTTGATCGTTTTGGCGGGAGTTTGGGTATGGTAA
- the sdhD gene encoding succinate dehydrogenase, hydrophobic membrane anchor protein, with product MVTSVTSFGRSGLYDWLIQRVGGAVMAAYTIFIVAYLVLNPELTYEQWQSLYSQLWMRVFTLVTLLSFISHAWIGLWAVLTDYLTVRLLGAKATFLRIFAQIVLGAVAVTYLVWGVQVIWGIN from the coding sequence ATGGTAACTTCAGTAACCAGTTTCGGACGCAGCGGCCTTTACGATTGGCTGATTCAACGCGTCGGTGGGGCTGTAATGGCGGCTTACACCATTTTTATCGTAGCTTATCTTGTATTGAATCCTGAATTGACATACGAACAATGGCAGTCACTTTATAGTCAATTGTGGATGCGTGTATTTACCCTCGTAACTTTGCTTTCCTTTATTTCCCATGCGTGGATCGGTTTGTGGGCGGTGCTCACGGATTATTTAACGGTTCGCCTGTTGGGTGCAAAAGCCACCTTCTTACGCATATTTGCGCAGATCGTTTTGGGTGCAGTTGCTGTTACCTATCTCGTCTGGGGTGTTCAAGTGATTTGGGGAATTAACTAA
- the sdhA gene encoding succinate dehydrogenase flavoprotein subunit: MSNMRTISFDGIVIGGGGAGMRAALQLAQSGYKTAVITKVFPTRSHTVSAQGGITCAIASADPNDDWRWHMYDTVKGSDYIGDQDAIEYMCSVGPEAVFELEHMGLPFSRTDEGRIYQRPFGGQSKNFGEGGQAARTCAAADRTGHALLHTLYQGNLKNKTVFLNEWFAVDLVKNADGAVVGVIAINIEDGETVYVKAKATVLATGGAGRIYASTTNAHINTGDGVGMALRAGFPVQDIEMWQFHPTGIAGAGVLVTEGCRGEGGYLINADGERFMERYAPNAKDLAGRDVVARSMIQEIIAGRGVGPNKDHVLLKLDHLGEEVLESKLPGICELSRTFAHVDPVYAPIPVVPTCHYMMGGIPTNVNGQALTVDANGSDVVIDGLFACGEVACVSVHGANRLGGNSLLDLVVFGRAAGLYIEKALREGIEHRDATQADIDKAMARLNKINNSSSGESASVLRKELQTIMQNYFGVFRKGEFMQKGIQQLAELRKRIENVAITDKSNAFNTARIEALELQNLLEVAEATAIAAEERKESRGAHAREDYEDRDDTNWLCHSMYFPGEKRVGKRAVNFKPRTMEAFQPKKRTY; the protein is encoded by the coding sequence ATGTCTAATATGCGCACGATTTCTTTTGACGGTATTGTGATTGGCGGCGGCGGCGCCGGTATGCGCGCAGCGTTACAGTTGGCCCAATCCGGTTACAAAACTGCCGTAATTACCAAAGTATTTCCGACTCGCTCGCACACCGTATCCGCCCAGGGCGGTATTACTTGTGCGATTGCCAGTGCTGACCCGAATGATGATTGGCGTTGGCACATGTATGACACCGTAAAAGGTTCAGATTATATCGGTGACCAGGATGCGATTGAGTATATGTGTTCCGTTGGTCCAGAGGCTGTGTTCGAACTAGAACATATGGGTTTGCCTTTCTCTCGTACTGATGAAGGTCGTATCTATCAGCGTCCATTCGGTGGTCAATCTAAAAACTTCGGTGAAGGTGGTCAGGCTGCGCGTACTTGCGCTGCTGCGGACCGCACTGGCCATGCGCTGCTTCACACCCTGTATCAAGGCAACCTGAAAAACAAAACTGTATTCCTGAATGAGTGGTTTGCGGTTGATCTGGTTAAGAATGCCGATGGTGCTGTGGTTGGTGTTATCGCGATCAATATTGAAGATGGCGAAACCGTTTATGTAAAAGCCAAGGCAACTGTATTGGCTACTGGTGGTGCAGGACGTATCTACGCTTCCACTACAAACGCGCACATCAACACCGGTGATGGTGTTGGTATGGCTCTGCGTGCAGGCTTCCCGGTGCAAGATATTGAAATGTGGCAGTTCCACCCGACTGGTATTGCTGGTGCTGGTGTACTGGTAACTGAAGGCTGTCGCGGTGAAGGTGGTTACCTGATCAACGCCGATGGCGAACGCTTCATGGAACGCTATGCTCCCAACGCGAAAGACCTTGCTGGTCGCGATGTAGTAGCTCGCTCCATGATTCAGGAAATTATTGCGGGTCGTGGTGTTGGTCCTAACAAAGATCACGTATTGCTCAAGCTGGATCACCTCGGTGAAGAGGTTCTCGAGAGCAAACTGCCGGGCATCTGTGAATTGTCCCGCACCTTCGCGCATGTTGACCCTGTTTACGCTCCAATTCCTGTGGTTCCAACCTGCCATTACATGATGGGCGGTATTCCTACCAACGTGAATGGCCAGGCGCTTACCGTTGATGCAAATGGTAGTGACGTTGTAATTGATGGTCTGTTTGCTTGCGGTGAGGTGGCTTGTGTATCGGTACACGGTGCCAACCGTTTGGGTGGTAACTCACTGCTTGACCTAGTAGTGTTTGGTCGTGCTGCAGGTTTGTACATTGAAAAAGCGTTGCGTGAAGGCATTGAGCATCGCGATGCAACCCAAGCTGACATCGACAAGGCTATGGCGCGTCTGAACAAAATTAACAACTCTTCCAGTGGTGAGAGTGCGTCTGTTCTACGTAAAGAGCTGCAAACCATTATGCAAAACTACTTCGGTGTATTCCGCAAGGGCGAGTTTATGCAGAAGGGTATCCAGCAATTGGCTGAGCTGCGCAAGCGCATTGAAAACGTTGCAATTACTGATAAAAGCAACGCATTCAATACTGCTCGTATTGAGGCGCTGGAGTTGCAAAATTTGCTAGAAGTTGCCGAAGCAACTGCGATCGCAGCGGAAGAGCGCAAAGAATCGCGTGGTGCCCACGCACGTGAAGATTACGAAGATCGTGATGACACTAATTGGTTGTGTCACTCCATGTATTTCCCCGGCGAAAAGCGTGTTGGTAAACGTGCGGTGAATTTCAAGCCGCGCACTATGGAAGCCTTCCAACCCAAGAAACGCACTTACTAA
- a CDS encoding succinate dehydrogenase iron-sulfur subunit, with the protein MLKVQVYRYNPDVDNAPYMKTYEIDTQGKDLMVLDVLELLKAQDESLAYRRSCREGVCGSDGMNINGKNGLACIKPISECVKNNTLILRPLPGLPVIRDLVVDMTQFYDQYKKIEPYLQNDTPAPAIERLQSPADREKLDGLYECILCACCSTSCPSFWWNPDKFIGPAGLLQAYRFLADSRDLATQKRLANLDDPFSVFRCHGIQNCVAVCPKGLNPTRAIGHIRNMLLQSAT; encoded by the coding sequence ATGTTGAAAGTACAAGTTTATCGCTACAACCCTGATGTCGATAATGCTCCATACATGAAGACCTATGAGATTGATACTCAGGGTAAAGACTTGATGGTGCTGGACGTTCTCGAGCTGTTGAAGGCTCAGGATGAAAGTCTTGCTTATCGTCGCTCTTGCCGTGAGGGCGTGTGCGGATCTGATGGTATGAACATTAACGGGAAAAATGGGTTGGCGTGCATCAAGCCAATTTCCGAGTGTGTGAAAAATAACACTCTCATTTTGCGTCCACTGCCGGGCTTACCAGTGATTCGTGATCTGGTGGTTGATATGACCCAGTTCTACGATCAATACAAAAAGATTGAGCCTTACCTGCAAAACGATACCCCGGCGCCAGCAATCGAACGTCTGCAATCTCCTGCGGATCGCGAGAAGCTCGATGGTCTTTATGAGTGTATACTCTGCGCCTGTTGTTCAACCAGTTGTCCATCTTTCTGGTGGAACCCGGATAAATTCATCGGGCCAGCTGGTTTGTTGCAGGCTTATCGTTTCCTGGCTGACAGCCGCGATTTAGCGACCCAGAAACGACTTGCCAATTTGGATGATCCATTCAGTGTATTCCGCTGTCACGGTATCCAAAACTGCGTAGCGGTTTGCCCCAAAGGGTTAAACCCAACACGAGCAATCGGCCATATTCGCAATATGTTATTACAGAGCGCTACCTAA
- a CDS encoding 2-oxoglutarate dehydrogenase E1 component gives MQDSIMEQFWSTSHISGGNAAYVEELYDTYLHNPNAVPEEWRNYFDQLPRVNGVLTQDTPHSVIRSQFEQLGKSRVRTVTVAGGSVSAEHEQKQIKVLQLISSYRFRGHQKAQLDPLGLMVREPVADLDLQFHGLTNADLDTVFSTGSLFIGKEQATLREIIEALEKTYCGHIGAEIMHITPLAEKQWLQQRLESVRSNPEFTKEQRLALLERLTAAEGLERHLDSKYPGTKRFGLEGGESFIPLVDALVKRAGTYGAKEIVLGMAHRGRLNTLINVFGKNPAELFAEFDGKRSLNTSGDVKYHSGFSSNVMTPGGELHMAMAFNPSHLEIVSPVVEGSVRARQDRRKDATGAKVVPINVHGDAAFAGQGVVMETFQMSQTRAYGTGGTLHIVINNQVGFTTNKREDARSTEYCTDVAKMIECPIFHVNGDDPEAVLFIAQLAMDYRYEFKKDVVIDLVCYRRRGHNETDEPSATQPLMYQVIRALKTTRTLYADKLVAENLLTQAAADDLTTNYRAALDRGDHVASGLVSEPDRSLFVDWTPYIGHDWLTPADTGMDLKSLQAVASKMLTIPEGIVVQKQVEKVYEDRRKMAGGALPLNWGMAETLAYATLLEQGYSVRMTGQDVGRGTFSHRHAVVHSQKDGSSATPLKSVNAAVDFDLYDSYLSEEAVLAFEYGYATTAPKGLVIWEAQFGDFANGAQVVIDQFITSGEHKWGRLCGLTMLLPHGYEGQGPEHSSARLERFMQLCAEHNIQVCVPSTPAQVFHMLRRQAIRPMRRPLIVMSPKSLLRHELATSTLEELANGSFQNVITDVNVDPAKVQRVILCSGKVYYTLLKERTARNLDNVALIRLEQLYPFPEAELKAALAPFKNIKDIFWCQEEPMNQGAWYSSQHHMRHVVADVYGKALHLDYVGREPSAAPAGGYMSAHIEEEKRFVNKALTV, from the coding sequence ATGCAAGACAGCATTATGGAGCAATTTTGGAGTACGTCTCATATTTCCGGTGGGAACGCTGCTTATGTCGAAGAGCTCTACGACACGTATTTACACAATCCTAATGCCGTTCCTGAAGAATGGCGTAATTACTTCGATCAGTTGCCGCGCGTAAACGGCGTACTGACGCAAGATACTCCCCATTCGGTCATTCGCTCTCAGTTTGAGCAACTGGGTAAATCCAGAGTTCGCACCGTGACTGTTGCTGGCGGTTCGGTTAGCGCAGAGCACGAACAAAAGCAAATTAAAGTTCTGCAACTAATTAGCTCTTACCGTTTTCGCGGTCATCAAAAAGCACAGCTCGATCCGCTGGGGTTGATGGTGCGTGAACCCGTTGCAGATCTTGATTTGCAATTCCACGGTTTAACCAATGCAGACTTGGATACAGTGTTTAGCACTGGCAGTTTGTTTATTGGCAAAGAACAAGCGACTCTGCGTGAAATTATCGAAGCATTAGAGAAGACCTATTGTGGTCATATCGGTGCGGAAATCATGCACATCACTCCGTTAGCTGAAAAGCAATGGTTGCAGCAGCGTCTCGAGAGTGTTCGTTCAAATCCGGAATTCACGAAAGAGCAACGTTTGGCATTATTAGAGCGTTTGACTGCCGCTGAAGGTCTTGAACGTCACCTTGATAGCAAATATCCGGGTACCAAGCGTTTCGGTTTGGAGGGCGGCGAGAGCTTCATTCCACTGGTCGATGCGCTCGTAAAGCGAGCTGGTACCTACGGCGCGAAAGAAATTGTATTAGGCATGGCTCACCGTGGACGCCTGAATACACTAATCAATGTGTTCGGTAAAAACCCGGCAGAGTTGTTTGCGGAGTTTGACGGCAAGCGCTCGCTGAACACTTCAGGTGACGTTAAGTACCACTCGGGTTTTTCATCCAATGTGATGACTCCCGGTGGTGAATTGCATATGGCGATGGCGTTTAACCCATCGCATTTGGAAATTGTTTCTCCCGTTGTGGAAGGTTCTGTTCGCGCCCGTCAGGATCGACGTAAAGATGCAACCGGCGCAAAAGTTGTGCCTATTAACGTACACGGTGATGCTGCATTCGCAGGCCAGGGTGTGGTGATGGAGACATTCCAAATGTCTCAAACCCGTGCTTACGGTACTGGTGGTACTTTGCACATCGTCATCAATAACCAGGTTGGATTTACGACCAACAAGCGTGAAGACGCGCGTTCGACAGAATACTGCACTGACGTTGCCAAAATGATTGAGTGCCCGATTTTTCACGTAAATGGTGATGATCCGGAAGCAGTATTGTTCATTGCGCAGTTGGCGATGGATTATCGTTACGAGTTCAAAAAAGACGTGGTGATCGATTTGGTTTGTTATCGTCGCCGTGGTCACAACGAAACGGATGAGCCGTCCGCAACTCAGCCGCTGATGTATCAAGTTATCCGTGCCCTAAAAACTACTCGTACGCTTTACGCGGATAAACTCGTTGCGGAAAATCTGTTAACTCAAGCGGCGGCAGACGATTTAACGACTAATTATCGCGCCGCTCTGGATCGTGGTGACCATGTTGCCAGCGGTTTGGTAAGTGAGCCTGATCGTAGTTTGTTTGTAGATTGGACTCCTTACATTGGCCACGATTGGTTGACTCCCGCTGACACTGGGATGGATTTAAAATCATTGCAAGCTGTTGCGAGTAAAATGCTCACTATTCCTGAAGGTATAGTGGTGCAGAAACAAGTTGAGAAAGTGTACGAAGATCGCCGCAAAATGGCAGGGGGCGCATTACCACTGAATTGGGGAATGGCTGAAACCCTGGCTTATGCCACCTTGCTTGAGCAAGGGTATTCTGTCCGTATGACCGGCCAAGATGTTGGACGCGGTACTTTCTCGCACCGCCACGCAGTCGTCCACAGCCAAAAGGATGGCAGTTCTGCAACCCCGTTAAAGAGCGTTAATGCTGCGGTAGATTTTGATCTCTACGATTCCTACCTGTCGGAAGAAGCTGTGTTGGCTTTTGAATATGGCTACGCAACTACAGCGCCAAAAGGTCTGGTGATTTGGGAAGCGCAATTTGGTGATTTCGCCAATGGTGCTCAAGTGGTTATCGATCAATTCATCACTTCCGGCGAACACAAGTGGGGACGTCTGTGCGGTTTGACTATGTTGTTGCCGCATGGTTACGAGGGGCAAGGACCTGAGCATTCATCTGCACGCTTGGAGCGTTTTATGCAGTTGTGTGCCGAACACAATATTCAGGTGTGTGTGCCTTCAACACCCGCCCAGGTTTTCCACATGTTGCGTCGTCAGGCAATTCGCCCAATGCGTCGCCCGTTGATTGTGATGAGCCCGAAATCGTTATTGCGCCATGAATTGGCAACATCAACATTGGAAGAGTTAGCAAATGGCAGCTTCCAAAATGTAATCACCGATGTAAATGTTGATCCGGCAAAAGTTCAACGCGTTATATTGTGTAGCGGCAAGGTCTATTACACTTTGTTAAAAGAGCGTACCGCGCGCAATCTGGATAACGTTGCATTAATTCGTTTGGAGCAGCTGTATCCATTCCCTGAGGCAGAATTGAAGGCTGCCTTGGCACCTTTCAAAAATATCAAAGATATATTCTGGTGCCAGGAAGAACCGATGAACCAAGGTGCTTGGTACAGCAGTCAGCATCATATGCGTCATGTAGTTGCTGATGTATACGGTAAGGCTCTGCACCTTGATTACGTGGGGCGTGAGCCTTCAGCTGCACCAGCAGGCGGTTATATGTCTGCGCATATCGAAGAAGAAAAACGTTTTGTAAACAAAGCTCTCACTGTGTGA